In Danaus plexippus chromosome 13 unlocalized genomic scaffold, MEX_DaPlex mxdp_40, whole genome shotgun sequence, the following are encoded in one genomic region:
- the LOC133320237 gene encoding lipase 1-like, producing MRSGLIIIITFMCCANCIACQKNLYLDKFFNYSYNSNLQFSDFATKYGHPATEYEVITEDGYILSLFRLPGDSRIPILLSHGIQGTGDGWILRGKESLSITLANKGYDVWIGNYRGNRYSRRHQYLNPDLDDSFWNFSFHELGYFDLPAFIDTVLNVTKATRLAAVGHSQGNTVFYVLGSTRPEYNSKVSIMIALAPICFLQNTKYPVSIAIQNAPLLNALANRIGLTEVLGDKTTLRRILFKICSLPVLGYAICAFGLYFPLFGYDPAELEPDFFKDIASYFPSGSSWKSVGHYLQVGYRKEFALYDYGSQINLKVYNNSAPPAYDLSRVTMPVALLAGRNDHLSTIEDIDILRKRLSNIVSYFVVPRLLLNHVDHVWGRHMYVYLYPELFKLLSQYR from the coding sequence ATGCGTagtggtttaattattataataacatttatgtgCTGTGCAAACTGTATCGCCTgtcaaaagaatttatatttagataagttttttaattactctTACAATTCCAATTTGCAATTTAGTGATTTTGCCACAAAATATGGCCATCCGGCCACAGAATACGAGGTTATCACAGAAGACGGATACATTCTCTCTCTGTTCAGACTCCCCGGTGATAGTCGAATTCCAATACTACTGAGTCACGGTATCCAAGGAACAGGAGACGGCTGGATTTTGAGAGGTAAAGAGTCTCTTAGCATCACCTTGGCTAATAAAGGCTACGACGTCTGGATTGGTAACTATAGAGGCAATCGATATTCCAGACGGCACCAATACCTCAACCCAGACCTCGACGACAGTTTCTGGAATTTTAGTTTCCATGAACTCGGTTATTTTGATCTTCCTGCTTTTATTGACACCGTTTTGAATGTAACGAAAGCTACAAGGCTAGCAGCCGTCGGTCACTCTCAAGGAAATACTGTATTTTACGTTCTGGGCTCTACCAGACCAGAATACAATTCCAAAGTTAGTATTATGATAGCCCTAGCACCTATATGTTTTCTACAAAACACTAAGTATCCAGTTTCAATAGCCATACAGAATGCACCGCTGCTGAATGCATTAGCAAATAGAATTGGCCTCACAGAAGTGCTAGGTGATAAAACCACTTTAAGACGAATCTTGTTTAAGATTTGTTCCCTACCGGTACTTGGTTACGCTATTTGTGCATTTGgcttatattttcctttatttgGTTACGATCCAGCGGAGTTGGAaccagatttttttaaagacatagCCTCTTATTTCCCATCTGGAAGCTCTTGGAAAAGTGTTGGACATTATCTACAAGTTGGTTACAGGAAAGAATTTGCGCTTTACGACTACGGCTCCCAGATTAATTTGAAAGTCTATAACAACTCAGCACCTCCCGCTTATGACCTGAGCAGAGTAACGATGCCAGTTGCCTTACTCGCTGGAAGAAACGATCACCTGTCTACAATCGAAGACATTGACATACTCAGAAAACGTTTGAgtaatattgtatcatattttGTAGTCCCTAGACTATTACTTAATCACGTAGACCACGTGTGGGGGCGACACATGTATGTATACTTGTATccagaattatttaaacttttgagTCAGTATAGGTAA